Proteins encoded by one window of Elephas maximus indicus isolate mEleMax1 chromosome 5, mEleMax1 primary haplotype, whole genome shotgun sequence:
- the LOC126076824 gene encoding rho GTPase-activating protein 20-like — MSHLEATALLPQRPAGSTSPSTLQEPFLLEQPFQRWKDMLFFINQKGPLTEGIFRILASVRACGALKEKLSSGEKVNFDNESLLVVATVLKDFFRNLQESLFLSDLYCQWLAVIDQGSEEEKITAIQRACRPTANAQCCSSVVPFWSVTQH, encoded by the exons ATGAGCCATCTTGAAGCCACTGCACTCCTGCCACAGCGTCCAGCGGGCTCCACATCTCCATCCACCCTCCAGGAGCCCTTCTTACTGGAGCAGCCATTCCAGAGATGGAAG GATATGCTTTTCTTTATTAACCAAAAAGGGCCTCTGACAGAGGGCATCTTCAGAATTTTGGCCAGTGTCAGAGCATGTGGAGCCCTAAAGGAGAAACTAAGTTCTGGAGAGAAAGTGAACTTCGACAATGAATCTCTGTTGGTTGTAGCAACTGTCCTAAAG gatttttttagaAATCTCCAAGAAAGTTTGTTTTTATCTGATCTGTATTGTCAATGGCTTGCTGTTATTGAtcaagggagtgaggaggagaaaATAACTGCAATCCAGAG GGCTTGTAGACCAACTGCCAATGCCCAGTGTTGTTCTTCTGTGGTACCTTTTTGGAGTGTTACACAACATTGA